A portion of the Eubacterium maltosivorans genome contains these proteins:
- a CDS encoding metallopeptidase family protein yields MMDIDQFETVLDAIANTLPPAFYEELNGGILLLPEAKRHPKARGDDLYIMGEYHRDSSMGRYIVIYYGSFERVYGYLSDEALKNQMEKTLRHEFRHHMESRAGMRDLEIADRMQMDDYDNRKK; encoded by the coding sequence ATGATGGATATTGACCAGTTTGAGACTGTACTGGACGCCATTGCCAATACGCTGCCGCCAGCTTTTTACGAAGAGCTCAACGGCGGCATTCTGCTTCTTCCGGAAGCCAAACGCCACCCCAAAGCCAGAGGGGACGACCTCTATATCATGGGGGAGTATCACCGCGATTCGTCCATGGGGCGTTATATCGTCATTTATTACGGCTCCTTTGAGCGGGTATACGGCTATCTGAGCGACGAGGCGTTAAAGAACCAGATGGAAAAAACACTCCGGCACGAATTCCGGCATCATATGGAATCCCGGGCCGGCATGCGTGATCTGGAAATTGCGGACCGTATGCAGATGGACGACTATGATAACCGGAAGAAATGA
- a CDS encoding NADase-type glycan-binding domain-containing protein, which translates to MKRFTATALILAACLCFSGCVNIYTDGGKGKNQGETPTPAPTAQPTAAASETDTGSAKAYEDYGTLRAASGGENIPRTQDYQISASSAKAPMAGISYGAENLKDNSLDTAWVEGASGSGVGERLLITPAHSMEMKGFLIRNGYCKSDKAFAENGRVRLLKVHLYDGSPLCTLQLENDRGAQYFMLPEVVTVQGGDTLSFTIEDTYSGPEDGEYDTALSEIALLGF; encoded by the coding sequence ATGAAAAGGTTCACAGCAACAGCGCTCATCCTGGCCGCCTGCCTTTGCTTTTCAGGCTGCGTCAATATTTACACCGATGGCGGAAAAGGAAAAAATCAGGGGGAAACGCCAACCCCCGCTCCGACAGCTCAGCCCACTGCCGCCGCCTCAGAAACAGATACCGGCTCAGCAAAGGCCTATGAGGATTACGGTACGCTCCGGGCCGCCTCTGGCGGAGAAAATATCCCGAGAACACAGGATTATCAGATCAGCGCCTCCTCAGCCAAAGCGCCAATGGCCGGAATTTCCTACGGCGCTGAAAACTTAAAGGATAACAGCCTGGATACAGCCTGGGTGGAAGGCGCTTCCGGCTCTGGCGTGGGCGAGCGGCTTCTCATCACACCTGCCCACAGTATGGAAATGAAGGGCTTCCTCATTCGAAACGGATACTGCAAGAGTGACAAGGCCTTTGCCGAAAACGGACGGGTCCGTCTTTTGAAGGTGCACCTGTATGACGGTTCGCCCCTCTGCACTTTGCAGCTCGAAAATGACCGCGGCGCACAGTATTTCATGCTGCCCGAGGTGGTAACTGTCCAGGGCGGCGATACCCTGAGCTTTACCATTGAGGATACCTACTCCGGCCCTGAGGACGGCGAATACGATACGGCCCTGTCCGAAATCGCACTCCTTGGCTTTTAA